A single Brassica rapa cultivar Chiifu-401-42 chromosome A04, CAAS_Brap_v3.01, whole genome shotgun sequence DNA region contains:
- the LOC103862749 gene encoding protein HUA2-LIKE 3 isoform X2, translated as MAPSRKKGGAKAAAAASAPRQWKVGDLVLAKVKGFPAWPAAVSEPEKWGYSADKKKVLVHFFGTQQIAFCNPADVESFTEEKKQSLLTKRHAKGADFVRAVKEIAESYEKLKQLDESNGPKSAEETTVGSSGNTIELPQASENLIGTRLDTQIESSSHGRDESTLLSEDASAAEQMLALRHNSLARNGACDNAAAKDLCEIATHSSRRRNERARSQKCAPQKIVLPVQHSKISSSLEFDRLQRSIHQCSDGGHSVDDIDDGTKGRRKRIRRSGPSESDDVVSPVQKLHGSDEENASEIATGESDNNSRNMGNGVDSGSKVEHPDAVGEGCEGGHELSKGLDFQISTMVKRKRRKPTRKRETCDLVDPPAKIEAEEGSGTKACDSCQGSQNSHETLNERLCAENGDEHLPLVKRARVRMSRAYYADEKVNASSQFEERSSKDTPTSSAMQTSPSVNHENDIVSGHDTSAAKEFNSFELSGKLPGDMVDVVPPYMGKPSGRMSPSISCVQTVGDKQTAMEVHENEFSMTPNDEVTRARSNKLGSSLEGNTRVSEGFQGCSEESQTINCQNVESDPIGMQCTRQSENNGTPLNPDTVDSSVNNPPSLCSGLDMTASWVPAQSPHQHQSHDHDSCDQSLVAVEDASLKEKCENIDNVTQGVQSQVVEHSPPFCSVVNNQAAENMQETENTLLEIKQGSLGKELDSGKQAQIIQNPAPSATERYMMDKEAEPQYETVHSHCEDAVENKELEKSCEADEQKEQIQATNSVSVSENLSREKMSLSPDSSARGAPHGNVSTVEGADGMQNNNSCSTSGEKKTISDDTGKEERRVEIGVTQVNKIGSSDVQFTIESFETALASLVRTKETIGRATRLAMDLVKFGMSAKAMEILAHTLESESNLQRRVDLFFLVDSIAQCSKGDAGGVYLSSIQVMLPRLLAAAVPAGATTQENRRQCLKVLRLWLERRILPESIVRHHIRELDSHSNAPACLYSRRSARTERALDDPVRDMEGMLVDEYGSNSTLQLHGLCMPAMLKVEDEGSDSDGGDFESVTPEHESRILEEHVTPSITERHTRILEDVDGELEMEDVAPPWDVGSKAPTDQADNTESAYCQPVSGTSHQNVTSLSPLAPPSQNAQSNSYTNGFDGSGYQSMHGDQQARMNPSTHYRSPESSYSSRASLSKSMPRGEGSDFQHRPYPSPNPPPPSSHHYYSHMEPDNHMTEGPSYPHGSHYTGDFGERNYHDSHESMRHAPYESRDNWRYHPPPSHGPRYQDRHKGHYQSSSYSGHHRDSGRFQNHRWSHHSPRAYNNNNRHSFQHKPHSEGPVPVPMRDPQGTWHQR; from the exons ATGGCTCCGAGCCGCAAGAAAGGCGGTGCTAAGGCTGCCGCCGCTGCATCCGCCCCGAGACAGTGGAAGGTTGGCGATCTCGTGCTTGCCAAAGTCAAAGGCTTTCCTGCTTGGCCTGCCGCG GTTAGTGAACCAGAAAAGTGGGGCTACTCAGCGGATAAGAAGAAAGTACTGGTTCACTTTTTTGGCACACAGCAGAT AGCTTTCTGCAATCCTGCTGATGTTGAATCATTTACGGAGGAGAAGAAGCAATCGCTTTTGACAAAACGGCATGCAAAAGGTGCAGATTTTGTCCGTGCGGTTAAAGAGATCGCAGAGAGTTACGAGAAGCTGAAACAGCTGGACGAGTCTAATGGTCCTAAATCTGCTGAAGAAACAACGGTTGGAAGTTCTGGGAATACTATAGAGCTGCCTCAGGCCAGTGAAAATCTAATTGGTACAAGACTTGATACACAAATAGAATCATCTAGTCATGGTAGAGATGAATCGACTCTTCTCAGCGAGGATGCTTCAGCTGCTGAACAAATGCTAGCTCTGCGTCATAATAGTCTAGCTCGTAATGGAGCCTGTGATAATGCCGCAGCCAAAGATCTGTGTGAGATAGCTACACATTCTTCAAGGAGAAGAAATGAACGGGCGCGGTCTCAAAAGTGTGCTCCACAGAAAATAGTATTACCGGTTCAGCACTCTAAAATCTCGTCAAGCTTGGAATTCGATAGGCTTCAAAGGTCCATCCATCAATGCAGTGATGGTGGCCACAGTGTAGATGATATAGATGATGGAACTAAAGGAAGGAGAAAGAGGATCCGAAGGTCAGGTCCTTCTGAATCAGATGATGTGGTTTCACCAGTTCAAAAATTGCACGGATCTGATGAAGAAAACGCCTCTGAAATTGCTACAGGTGAGTCTGACAATAATAGTAGGAATATGGGCAATGGTGTGGATTCTGGTTCCAAAGTTGAGCATCCTGATGCTGTTGGTGAGGGGTGCGAAGGAGGTCATGAGCTCAGCAAAGGGCTTGATTTCCAAATTAGTACCAtggtgaagaggaagaggaggaagcCTACCAGAAAACGTGAGACCTGTGACCTTGTTGACCCTCCTGCTAAAATTGAAGCAGAAGAAGGTTCTGGGACCAAGGCGTGTGATAGCTGCCAGGGGTCTCAAAATTCTCATGAAACGCTGAATGAGAGGCTCTGTGCAGAGAATGGGGATGAACACTTGCCTCTGGTAAAACGAGCCAGAGTCCGAATGAGTAGAGCTTATTACGCTGATGAAAAGGTCAATGCCTCTTCACAGTTCGAAGAAAGATCATCCAAAGACACTCCAACAAGTTCAGCCATGCAAACAAGCCCCTCGGTTAATCATGAAAATGATATTGTATCTGGTCATGATACTTCTGCGGCCAAAGAATTTAACAGCTTTGAGTTGTCTGGTAAGCTCCCAGGTGATATGGTTGATGTAGTGCCTCCTTATATGGGAAAACCTTCTGGCAGAATGTCTCCGTCTATATCCTGTGTTCAGACTGTAGGAGATAAACAGACTGCTATGGAGGTCCATGAGAACGAATTTAGCATGACGCCAAATGATGAAGTAACTCGAGCACGGTCTAATAAACTTGGCAGTTCGCTAGAAGGGAACACTCGTGTATCTGAAGGTTTTCAGGGTTGTTCGGAGGAATCACAAACCATAAACTGTCAAAATGTTGAGTCCGATCCTATTGGCATGCAATGCACACGTCAAAGTGAGAACAACGGAACCCCTTTGAATCCTGATACAGTGGACTCATCTGTAAATAATCCCCCGAGTTTATGCTCGGGTTTGGATATGACAGCGTCATGGGTACCTGCTCAGTCTCCTCATCAACACCAAAGCCATGACCATGATTCTTGTGACCAATCATTGGTCGCTGTTGAAGATGCTTCccttaaagaaaaatgtgagAATATTGATAATGTGACTCAAGGTGTTCAGTCCCAAGTTGTAGAACATTCTCCACCGTTCTGTTCAGTGGTCAATAATCAGGCGGCTGAAAACATGCAGGAAACTGAAAACACTCTACTGGAAATAAAACAAGGAAGTCTGGGTAAAGAACTTGATAGTGGCAAGCAAGCTCAGATAATACAGAATCCAGCTCCCTCTGCCACTGAACGTTATATGATGGATAAAGAAGCGGAACCTCAGTATGAAACGGTGCATAGCCACTGTGAGGATGCTGTGGAGAACAAAGAGCTGGAAAAGAG CTGTGAGGCGGATGAGCAGAAAGAGCAGATCCAAGCCACCAATTCTGTCTCAGTATCTGAGAACCTTTCACGTGAAAAAATGAGTCTATCTCCTGACTCTTCTGCCAGGGGGGCTCCACATGGCAATGTGTCTACTGTAGAAGGTGCAGATGGTATGCAGAACAACAATAGTTGTAGCACCAGTGGCGAGAAAAAAACTATCAGTGATGACACAGgcaaagaagaaagaagggTTGAAATTGGTGTAACTCAGGTGAATAAAATCGGTAGTTCTGATGTGCAATTCACCATTGAATCTTTTGAGACCGCACTTGCTTCCTTGGTGAGGACAAAGGAGACCATTGGCCGTGCAACTCGTTTAGCTATGGACTTGGTGAAATTTGGTATGTCGGCAAAG GCCATGGAAATTCTTGCTCATACTTTGGAAAGCGAGTCAAACTTACAAAGGAGGGTGGACTTATTTTTCCTTGTTGATTCTATAGCTCAGTGTTCCAAAG GTGATGCTGGCGGTGTTTATCTTTCATCCATTCAAGTTATGCTGCCTCGCCTGTTGGCTGCTGCTGTCCCAGCTGGAGCTACCACACAAGAAAACCGGAGACAGTGCTTGAAG GTTTTGAGGCTTTGGCTCGAAAGAAGGATCCTTCCTGAATCTATTGTTCGTCACCATATAAGAGAACTTGATTCACATAGTAACGCACCTGCTTGCCTCTATTCTCGGCGCTCAGCGCGAACAGAAAGGGCGCTGGATGACCCCGTCAGAGACATGGAGGGTATGCTCGTGGATGAATATGGAAG TAATTCAACCCTCCAGCTTCATGGATTGTGCATGCCTGCAATGCTTAAGGTTGAAGACGAAGGAAGTGACTCGGATGGGGGTGATTTTGAGTCTGTCACTCCTGAACACGAGTCCAGAATTTTAGAAGAACATGTTACACCTTCCATTACTGAAAGGCATACTCGTATACTTGAAGATGTTGACGGCGAGCTCGAAATGGAAGACGTGGCTCCACCTTGGGATGTTGGAAGTAAGGCACCCACTGATCAAGCTGATAATACAGAGTCTGCATATTGTCAGCCTGTCTCTGGCACTTCACATCAGAATGTGACCTCGTTATCTCCATTAGCTCCCCCTTCACAGAATGCGCAGTCTAATTCCTACACAAATGGTTTCGACGGCAGTGGATATCAAAGCATGCAC GGAGATCAGCAGGCACGGATGAATCCATCTACGCATTACCGAAGTCCTGAATCATCTTATAGTTCCCGTGCATCTTTGTCAAAAAGCATGCCACGCGGTGAGGGTTCTGACTTCCAGCATAGGCCTTATCCATCACCTAATCCCCCACCTCCGTCTTCTCATCACTATTATTCACATATGGAGCCGGACAACCATATGACAGAAGGTCCATCCTACCCTCACGGATCGCATTACACAGGGGATTTTGGTGAAAGGAATTATCATGATAGCCATGAAAGCATGAGGCATGCACCATATGAGAGTCGAGACAATTGGAGATATCATCCGCCGCCTTCTCATG GTCCACGATATCAGGACAGACACAAAGGCCATTACCAATCCAGTTCATACAGTGGCCATCACCGTGACTCTGGAAGGTTTCAGAACCACAGGTGGAGTCATCATTCTCCGCGTGcatataacaacaacaacagacaCTCTTTTCAACATAAACCACATTCGGAAGGCCCTGTTCCAGTCCCAATGAGAG ATCCGCAGGGCACATGGCATCAGAGGTGA
- the LOC103862749 gene encoding protein HUA2-LIKE 3 isoform X1 translates to MAPSRKKGGAKAAAAASAPRQWKVGDLVLAKVKGFPAWPAAVSEPEKWGYSADKKKVLVHFFGTQQIAFCNPADVESFTEEKKQSLLTKRHAKGADFVRAVKEIAESYEKLKQLDESNGPKSAEETTVGSSGNTIELPQASENLIGTRLDTQIESSSHGRDESTLLSEDASAAEQMLALRHNSLARNGACDNAAAKDLCEIATHSSRRRNERARSQKCAPQKIVLPVQHSKISSSLEFDRLQRSIHQCSDGGHSVDDIDDGTKGRRKRIRRSGPSESDDVVSPVQKLHGSDEENASEIATGESDNNSRNMGNGVDSGSKVEHPDAVGEGCEGGHELSKGLDFQISTMVKRKRRKPTRKRETCDLVDPPAKIEAEEGSGTKACDSCQGSQNSHETLNERLCAENGDEHLPLVKRARVRMSRAYYADEKVNASSQFEERSSKDTPTSSAMQTSPSVNHENDIVSGHDTSAAKEFNSFELSGKLPGDMVDVVPPYMGKPSGRMSPSISCVQTVGDKQTAMEVHENEFSMTPNDEVTRARSNKLGSSLEGNTRVSEGFQGCSEESQTINCQNVESDPIGMQCTRQSENNGTPLNPDTVDSSVNNPPSLCSGLDMTASWVPAQSPHQHQSHDHDSCDQSLVAVEDASLKEKCENIDNVTQGVQSQVVEHSPPFCSVVNNQAAENMQETENTLLEIKQGSLGKELDSGKQAQIIQNPAPSATERYMMDKEAEPQYETVHSHCEDAVENKELEKSCEADEQKEQIQATNSVSVSENLSREKMSLSPDSSARGAPHGNVSTVEGADGMQNNNSCSTSGEKKTISDDTGKEERRVEIGVTQVNKIGSSDVQFTIESFETALASLVRTKETIGRATRLAMDLVKFGMSAKAMEILAHTLESESNLQRRVDLFFLVDSIAQCSKGLSGDAGGVYLSSIQVMLPRLLAAAVPAGATTQENRRQCLKVLRLWLERRILPESIVRHHIRELDSHSNAPACLYSRRSARTERALDDPVRDMEGMLVDEYGSNSTLQLHGLCMPAMLKVEDEGSDSDGGDFESVTPEHESRILEEHVTPSITERHTRILEDVDGELEMEDVAPPWDVGSKAPTDQADNTESAYCQPVSGTSHQNVTSLSPLAPPSQNAQSNSYTNGFDGSGYQSMHGDQQARMNPSTHYRSPESSYSSRASLSKSMPRGEGSDFQHRPYPSPNPPPPSSHHYYSHMEPDNHMTEGPSYPHGSHYTGDFGERNYHDSHESMRHAPYESRDNWRYHPPPSHGPRYQDRHKGHYQSSSYSGHHRDSGRFQNHRWSHHSPRAYNNNNRHSFQHKPHSEGPVPVPMRDPQGTWHQR, encoded by the exons ATGGCTCCGAGCCGCAAGAAAGGCGGTGCTAAGGCTGCCGCCGCTGCATCCGCCCCGAGACAGTGGAAGGTTGGCGATCTCGTGCTTGCCAAAGTCAAAGGCTTTCCTGCTTGGCCTGCCGCG GTTAGTGAACCAGAAAAGTGGGGCTACTCAGCGGATAAGAAGAAAGTACTGGTTCACTTTTTTGGCACACAGCAGAT AGCTTTCTGCAATCCTGCTGATGTTGAATCATTTACGGAGGAGAAGAAGCAATCGCTTTTGACAAAACGGCATGCAAAAGGTGCAGATTTTGTCCGTGCGGTTAAAGAGATCGCAGAGAGTTACGAGAAGCTGAAACAGCTGGACGAGTCTAATGGTCCTAAATCTGCTGAAGAAACAACGGTTGGAAGTTCTGGGAATACTATAGAGCTGCCTCAGGCCAGTGAAAATCTAATTGGTACAAGACTTGATACACAAATAGAATCATCTAGTCATGGTAGAGATGAATCGACTCTTCTCAGCGAGGATGCTTCAGCTGCTGAACAAATGCTAGCTCTGCGTCATAATAGTCTAGCTCGTAATGGAGCCTGTGATAATGCCGCAGCCAAAGATCTGTGTGAGATAGCTACACATTCTTCAAGGAGAAGAAATGAACGGGCGCGGTCTCAAAAGTGTGCTCCACAGAAAATAGTATTACCGGTTCAGCACTCTAAAATCTCGTCAAGCTTGGAATTCGATAGGCTTCAAAGGTCCATCCATCAATGCAGTGATGGTGGCCACAGTGTAGATGATATAGATGATGGAACTAAAGGAAGGAGAAAGAGGATCCGAAGGTCAGGTCCTTCTGAATCAGATGATGTGGTTTCACCAGTTCAAAAATTGCACGGATCTGATGAAGAAAACGCCTCTGAAATTGCTACAGGTGAGTCTGACAATAATAGTAGGAATATGGGCAATGGTGTGGATTCTGGTTCCAAAGTTGAGCATCCTGATGCTGTTGGTGAGGGGTGCGAAGGAGGTCATGAGCTCAGCAAAGGGCTTGATTTCCAAATTAGTACCAtggtgaagaggaagaggaggaagcCTACCAGAAAACGTGAGACCTGTGACCTTGTTGACCCTCCTGCTAAAATTGAAGCAGAAGAAGGTTCTGGGACCAAGGCGTGTGATAGCTGCCAGGGGTCTCAAAATTCTCATGAAACGCTGAATGAGAGGCTCTGTGCAGAGAATGGGGATGAACACTTGCCTCTGGTAAAACGAGCCAGAGTCCGAATGAGTAGAGCTTATTACGCTGATGAAAAGGTCAATGCCTCTTCACAGTTCGAAGAAAGATCATCCAAAGACACTCCAACAAGTTCAGCCATGCAAACAAGCCCCTCGGTTAATCATGAAAATGATATTGTATCTGGTCATGATACTTCTGCGGCCAAAGAATTTAACAGCTTTGAGTTGTCTGGTAAGCTCCCAGGTGATATGGTTGATGTAGTGCCTCCTTATATGGGAAAACCTTCTGGCAGAATGTCTCCGTCTATATCCTGTGTTCAGACTGTAGGAGATAAACAGACTGCTATGGAGGTCCATGAGAACGAATTTAGCATGACGCCAAATGATGAAGTAACTCGAGCACGGTCTAATAAACTTGGCAGTTCGCTAGAAGGGAACACTCGTGTATCTGAAGGTTTTCAGGGTTGTTCGGAGGAATCACAAACCATAAACTGTCAAAATGTTGAGTCCGATCCTATTGGCATGCAATGCACACGTCAAAGTGAGAACAACGGAACCCCTTTGAATCCTGATACAGTGGACTCATCTGTAAATAATCCCCCGAGTTTATGCTCGGGTTTGGATATGACAGCGTCATGGGTACCTGCTCAGTCTCCTCATCAACACCAAAGCCATGACCATGATTCTTGTGACCAATCATTGGTCGCTGTTGAAGATGCTTCccttaaagaaaaatgtgagAATATTGATAATGTGACTCAAGGTGTTCAGTCCCAAGTTGTAGAACATTCTCCACCGTTCTGTTCAGTGGTCAATAATCAGGCGGCTGAAAACATGCAGGAAACTGAAAACACTCTACTGGAAATAAAACAAGGAAGTCTGGGTAAAGAACTTGATAGTGGCAAGCAAGCTCAGATAATACAGAATCCAGCTCCCTCTGCCACTGAACGTTATATGATGGATAAAGAAGCGGAACCTCAGTATGAAACGGTGCATAGCCACTGTGAGGATGCTGTGGAGAACAAAGAGCTGGAAAAGAG CTGTGAGGCGGATGAGCAGAAAGAGCAGATCCAAGCCACCAATTCTGTCTCAGTATCTGAGAACCTTTCACGTGAAAAAATGAGTCTATCTCCTGACTCTTCTGCCAGGGGGGCTCCACATGGCAATGTGTCTACTGTAGAAGGTGCAGATGGTATGCAGAACAACAATAGTTGTAGCACCAGTGGCGAGAAAAAAACTATCAGTGATGACACAGgcaaagaagaaagaagggTTGAAATTGGTGTAACTCAGGTGAATAAAATCGGTAGTTCTGATGTGCAATTCACCATTGAATCTTTTGAGACCGCACTTGCTTCCTTGGTGAGGACAAAGGAGACCATTGGCCGTGCAACTCGTTTAGCTATGGACTTGGTGAAATTTGGTATGTCGGCAAAG GCCATGGAAATTCTTGCTCATACTTTGGAAAGCGAGTCAAACTTACAAAGGAGGGTGGACTTATTTTTCCTTGTTGATTCTATAGCTCAGTGTTCCAAAGGTCTGAGTG GTGATGCTGGCGGTGTTTATCTTTCATCCATTCAAGTTATGCTGCCTCGCCTGTTGGCTGCTGCTGTCCCAGCTGGAGCTACCACACAAGAAAACCGGAGACAGTGCTTGAAG GTTTTGAGGCTTTGGCTCGAAAGAAGGATCCTTCCTGAATCTATTGTTCGTCACCATATAAGAGAACTTGATTCACATAGTAACGCACCTGCTTGCCTCTATTCTCGGCGCTCAGCGCGAACAGAAAGGGCGCTGGATGACCCCGTCAGAGACATGGAGGGTATGCTCGTGGATGAATATGGAAG TAATTCAACCCTCCAGCTTCATGGATTGTGCATGCCTGCAATGCTTAAGGTTGAAGACGAAGGAAGTGACTCGGATGGGGGTGATTTTGAGTCTGTCACTCCTGAACACGAGTCCAGAATTTTAGAAGAACATGTTACACCTTCCATTACTGAAAGGCATACTCGTATACTTGAAGATGTTGACGGCGAGCTCGAAATGGAAGACGTGGCTCCACCTTGGGATGTTGGAAGTAAGGCACCCACTGATCAAGCTGATAATACAGAGTCTGCATATTGTCAGCCTGTCTCTGGCACTTCACATCAGAATGTGACCTCGTTATCTCCATTAGCTCCCCCTTCACAGAATGCGCAGTCTAATTCCTACACAAATGGTTTCGACGGCAGTGGATATCAAAGCATGCAC GGAGATCAGCAGGCACGGATGAATCCATCTACGCATTACCGAAGTCCTGAATCATCTTATAGTTCCCGTGCATCTTTGTCAAAAAGCATGCCACGCGGTGAGGGTTCTGACTTCCAGCATAGGCCTTATCCATCACCTAATCCCCCACCTCCGTCTTCTCATCACTATTATTCACATATGGAGCCGGACAACCATATGACAGAAGGTCCATCCTACCCTCACGGATCGCATTACACAGGGGATTTTGGTGAAAGGAATTATCATGATAGCCATGAAAGCATGAGGCATGCACCATATGAGAGTCGAGACAATTGGAGATATCATCCGCCGCCTTCTCATG GTCCACGATATCAGGACAGACACAAAGGCCATTACCAATCCAGTTCATACAGTGGCCATCACCGTGACTCTGGAAGGTTTCAGAACCACAGGTGGAGTCATCATTCTCCGCGTGcatataacaacaacaacagacaCTCTTTTCAACATAAACCACATTCGGAAGGCCCTGTTCCAGTCCCAATGAGAG ATCCGCAGGGCACATGGCATCAGAGGTGA
- the LOC103862750 gene encoding probable glutathione peroxidase 5 → MGGSLSAVSEKSIHEFTVKDSTGKEVDLSIYQGKVLLVVNVASKCGFTESNYTQLTELYQRYNDQGFVILAFPCNQFMYQEPGTSQDAHAFACTRFKAEYPVFQKVCVNGQNAAPVYKFLKSKKPTFFGTRIKWNFTKFLVGKDGQVIDRYGLTVPPLSIEKDIIKALGEAGDDVSKY, encoded by the exons ATGGGTGGTTCGTTATCAGCAGTGTCCGAAAAGTCCATCCATGAGTTCACCGTCAAG GATAGTACCGGCAAGGAGGTTGATCTTAGCATTTATCAAGGGAAAGTTCTCCTCGTCGTGAACGTTGCTTCTAAATG CGGTTTCACGGAATCCAATTACACCCAGCTAACAGAACTTTACCAGAGATACAATGAtcaag GGTTTGTGATATTAGCGTTTCCATGCAACCAGTTTATGTACCAAGAGCCTGGGACAAGCCAAGATGCTCATGCATTTGCTTGTACAAGGTTTAAGGCCGAGTACCCCGTTTTCCAAAAG GTGTGTGTAAATGGACAAAACGCAGCACCAGTCTACAAATTCCTCAAGTCAAAGAAACCAACTTTCTTCGGAACAAGGATTAAATGGAACTTCACCAAGTTCTTGGTCGGCAAAGACGGTCAAGTCATTGATCGTTATGGCCTAACTGTTCCACCTCTCTCCATCGAG aAAGACATCATCAAAGCCCTTGGAGAAGCAGGAGATGATGTTTCCAAGTATTGA
- the LOC103862756 gene encoding histidine-rich glycoprotein-like, producing the protein METLFLVAVLLLALSSSSFTRGQRIIQIPPPRPLCVSQYALANYACSRVPVTTVLPSSPTVPPSPHIDPPPPHHDHRHHDDDHDHRRHNDDHDHHDHDDDHDDDDHDHDHDDDDDHDHDHDDDDDHDHDHDDDDDHDHDDDDDDHDHDHDDDDDDDDHDHDHDDDDHHDDDGHHDDDDHDHDGDHDHDDDDDHDHDDHDHHDHHHHHHGDETYAQQDCCKWLRQIDNECVCDLLVTLPPLLSKPAHNYTVFVDDSCIVTFTCGGRLLN; encoded by the coding sequence ATGGAAACTCTTTTTCTTGTAGCTGTTCTACTTCTGGctctctcctcttcctctttcACACGAGGCCAGAGAATCATACAGATTCCACCACCACGTCCATTATGCGTCTCTCAATACGCTCTGGCTAACTACGCCTGCTCACGTGTCCCAGTGACCACCGTCCTACCTTCTTCCCCCACTGTCCCACCTTCTCCGCATAtcgatcctcctcctcctcaccaTGACCACCGTCACCATGATGATGACCATGACCACCGTCGCCATAATGATGATCATGACCACCACGACCATGACGATGaccatgatgatgatgaccatGACCACGACCATGACGATGACGATGACCATGACCACGaccatgatgatgatgatgaccacGACCACGaccatgatgatgatgatgaccacGACCATGACGATGACGATGATGACCACGACCACGAtcatgatgacgatgatgatgatgatgaccacGACCACGATCATGATGACGATGACCACCATGATGACGATGGCCaccatgatgatgatgaccacGACCACGATGGTGACCATGATCATGATGACGACGATGACCATGACCACGATGACCACGACCACCACgaccaccatcatcatcatcacggAGATGAGACGTATGCTCAACAAGATTGCTGCAAATGGTTGAGGCAAATAGACAACGAGTGCGTGTGCGACCTTCTGGTTACGCTTCCTCCATTGCTATCAAAACCTGCTCATAACTATACAGTCTTTGTGGATGATTCATGCATCGTCACATTCACCTGTGGAGGCAGACTTCTAAACTAA